DNA from Synechococcus sp. CBW1108:
GCGACTTCATGGCTGGATGCCTGCACCAAGGCCCAACTGCCACTGGCGCAGGCCCTGGTTGAGCAGCAACAGGGCCAACGCCACAAAGGTGAGCTGCAATCCCAGCAGGGTGGGCAGCAACACATCGCCGTAGCCAGCCAGGGGTGAGTTGGCTGGCAACAGCAACTGGGGGCCCAGTTGCCTCAACACGGCCATCAGCCCTGCCGTGGTTCCAATCAGGCCCAACAGGGGGGCCAGCACAACGGCCCCCTGCAGCAGGGGTTCACCCCAGGCCATCTGTCTTTCCCAGGTTTCGAGCACAGCGCGGCGCACCTCAGGGGAAGGGGCCTGGGCCATCGCTGCACCGAACTCCCGCCAGGGGCGCCGGCCACGGCGCCACCATCGCCACCAGAAAGCGCATCGATCAAAGCCAATGGTGAAAACGGCCAACGACAGCACCAATAGGGGCAGGGCAACGGGCCCGCAGGCTTTCCCCAGGGAGAGGGCACATGCCATAGACCAAATAAATCACCGGAAGGTTACGAATTGGCACAGGTCAATGCCGGTTTCCGGCTTGCTTGACATGCCAAGGAAGCCAGCCATGCACCCAGCTGGCCCAGCAGCTCAGGCTGGAGCTGGTAGTAGGTCCAGCGCCCCTCCTCGCGGGCCTCGATCAGGCCGGCCTCCTTCATCACCTTGAGATGGAAGGACAACTTCGACTGGGCAAGCCCAAGCTCGGCCGTGAGCTCGCAAACACAGCGCTCACCTGCGCCCAGGGCCTCAACCACCTGAATACGAATCGGATCAGCCAGAGCCTTGAGCAACTGACGGGCCTGGCCTGCCGCCATAGGCGGTGGAAGCGGGGAGGGGGCTAGGGGCACGGGGGCGAGCCTGGCAGACAGATCAAAGTTAAGTGTTTCGACAAGCCGGGCCAGCTACGCAGGCCCGATCAAGAGGGGTGCCTGGGCTGGGGCGCCTGGTCCCAGTTGGGGTGCGCTAGCTGGCCAAGGGTGGCGGGTGTCAGGCCGCGGCAGACGGGAGTTGATCTCCAACTCAAGGCTGCGGCGAGCGACTGACAGCCTTGCGAATCCACCAGTAGCCGTAGGTGGAAAAGCGGTAGCCCCGTGCCGGATCAAATCGCTCCACTGCGGTGATCAGACCAAGATTACCTGCCTGGATTAAATCCATCATGTCTATACAATTACCACGAATACGACGGCGATATTTTGAGACAATACTGACCACTAAACGCAGATTGGCATTGACCATGCGCTCTAAAGCGCGGCGCCCCTTTCTCGCAGTAGCCCTTGTGGGCTCGGCCTGGTCCAGCCAGGCACGAACCAAGCGACAGTGCTGCAAAACCTCCTCATCTGTTAACAAAGGAATGCGTCCAATTGACTTGAGATAGTCGCCGAGAATGTCTCCCATTAAGCAAGCGGATCAGACCTGCCCATGCTCAACCAAAAGAGCTAAAAATAATGAAAATATGCATTTGCGTGCTGAGTATGCATCAATCTGCAGCAGGTCTATCAGCAACTACTGACCCATTCTCCTGACCCTGACTCTGGCCGCACCCAGCAAACTAAAATAGACAAAAAAGAAAATTAGTGCGGATGCATTGGGTCACCAAAGCGAGTCGCCAGGGCTGCTAAAAAACACTATTTCAGCCAAGAAATGCAGGGGATGTAGTTTAACGAAGAAAGTGCGGTTTACCGCCACCTTGCCACCTGTACGATGCAAACAGACGATTTAGGAGGCCCTTTGGACATGCCCCGCATCACCGTTGAACTGACCCCAGATGATCACCGCGCCCTGAAGCTCCTAAGCATTATTGAAGGCAAAACCCTTGGGTCGGTTCTCCGAGAAGCCATCCAGGATCACCTAGAGCACAAGGGAGCCCACAACCTTGAAGTGGCCCTGCAGCAGCACAACGGCTAAGAGTTGCTGGCCTCACTGGGGCTGTTGGCTCCCCACCAGGGCAATCGCAAGATATCGGGCTTGAAGTTCAGCAGTTCCGCTGTAGGGATGGCGCAATCGGTTGGGAATGGGCGCGGCCGCACTTAGTTTCATGATGTACAGCCGAATTCAGTCGAGCCATGGCACTTATCAAGTGGTAGCCCCTGCGGGATATCGAGGACATGTTTGAGCGTTACAGCCGGTCCCTCGGTGCTCCTTTTTTCCGCCCATCCGACTTCGCCCGTCCTACCGAATTTATGGCCAACGGCGAATGGAGTCCGCGGGTCGACATCAGTGAGAACGATGGGGCCTACGTGATCAAGGCAGAAATTACCGGAGTCTGCAAAGAAAACGTGAAGGTGACCATAGAAAACGGCGTGCTCACCCTGCAGGGGGAACGGCGCCAGGAGCATGAAGAGAAAGGGCTCCGTTTCCATCGCGTCGAGCGCTCCACGGCAATTTCATCCGCAGCTTCACCCTGCCAAACATCGTGGATGGCCAAGGCCTGAAGGCCCATTTCCATGATGGACTGCTCGAAGTGGACATACCCAAGACCCCCGAAACCCAGAGCAGCTCGATCACCGTTCCGGTGGATTGAGAGCCGCCAAGCTGCCAGGCTTAAGAATCGATCCTATGAGCTACTGAACCAAAGAAGCGGAGCAGAAGGCCGCTCGCTCAGCAAATTGGCCGCCTATCTGCTGGAAACATCGCTGGATAACCAAACCAGATGCCCCCCGCTCGATCGCAGGCGGTTGAGCTGAGAGCCAGTCCCATCTCCTTAACCCAGCCATAAATCCCATCAACTGTTCTTGATGGGACAGTGGGCCCAGTGGCAATCCTGGGCATGAGAGTGGGCATCAACGGCTTCGGCCGCATTGGTCGATTGGTTTTTCGGGCCCTCTGGGGCCGCTCTGATATCGAGCTGGTGCACATCAACGAGCGGGCTGGTGATGCCGCCACCGCCGCCCACCTGCTGGAATTCGACTCGGTGCACGGCCGCTGGAATAAGGCCGTGGCTGCAAGCGGCGGCGGCTTGCAGGTGGAGTCCCAGGCGATCAGCTACAGCCAGGCCAGTGAGCCGGCTGCCGTGGCCTGGCAGGAGCTGGGCGTGGATCTGGTGCTCGAATGCAGCGGCAAGATCAAAACCCCTGAAGCGCTCGAGCCCTACATCACCAATCTGGGGGTGGAGCGGGTGATCGTGGCCTGCCCTGTCAAGGGCATGGTGGCCGGTGAGGAGGTGCTGAACATCGTCTATGGCATCAACCACGGCCTGGTTGATCCGGCGCGGCACCGGGTGATCACCGCCGCCTCCTGCACCACCAACTGTCTGGCGCCGGTGGTGCAGGTGGTGCACGAGAACTTCGGCATTCGCCACGGCTCTATCACCACCCTGCACGATGTGACCAACACCCAGGTGGTGATCGACAGCTTCAAGAGCGACCTGCGCCGGGCCCGCTCCTGCATGCAGAGCCTGATCCCCACCACCACCGGCTCGGCCAGGGCGATCGGACTGATCTTTCCGGAGCTGGTGGGCAAGCTCAACGGCCATGCGGTGCGGGTGCCCCTGCTCAATGCCTCGCTCACCGATGCGGTATTCGAACTGGAGCGCGCCGTGAGCGCTGAGGAGGTCAATGCCGCCTTCGCAGCGGCAGCCAAGGGCCCCTTGAAGGCCATCCTGGGCTATGAAACCCGGCCGCTGGTTTCGGTGGACTATGTAAACGACAGCCGCAGCGCCATCATTGATGCCCTCTCCACCCTGGTGACAGGCGGCACCCAGCTCAAGGTGTATGCCTGGTATGACAACGAGTGGGGCTACAGCTGTCGGATGGCCGACCTGGCCTGCCACCTGGCCAGCCTGGAGGGCAAGTAATGGGAGCTCTGGCCAGGCGGGGGCCCCTCAGCGCCCTGCAGCAATACGGAATCGTGACGGCCAATTACTGGGCCTTCACCCTCACCGATGGCGCCCTGCGGATGCTCGTGGTGTTCCACTTCCATGAGCTCGGCTACAGCACACTGGAGATTGCCTTCCTATTTCTCTTCTACGAGTTTTTCGGCATCATCACCAACCTCTACGGCGGCTGGCTCGGGGCCCGCTTTGGCCTGCGGCTCACTATGTGGAGCGGCACCTTGATGCAGGTGGCGGCGCTGCTGATGTTGATTCCAGTGGCCGACGATTGGCCCAAGTGGTGGAGCGTGGCCTACGTGATGGTGGCCCAGGCAATCAGCGGCATCGCCAAGGATCTCAACAAGATGAGCGCCAAGAGCGCCATTAAAACGGTGGTGCCGGAAACCCCAGACGACCACAGCCAAGGAGAGCGCCAACTGTTCAAGTGGGTGGCGATCCTCACCGGCTCCAAAAACGCCCTCAAGGGTGTGGGCTTTTTTCTGGGCGGCCTGCTGCTCACCACCATCGGCTTCAACGCAGCGGTGGGGGCCATGGCCGCCGGGCTAGTTGGGGCCTTCCTGTTCACCCTGGGGCTGCCAGCGGAGATCGGCCGCATGAAGCAGAAACCAGGCTTCAGCGCCCTGTTCTCCAAATCCCGCGGCATCAACGTGCTCTCGCTGGCTCGCTTTTTTCTGTTTGGTGCCCGCGACGTGTGGTTTGTGGTGGCCCTGCCGGTGTTTTTGCAGAGCGCGCTGGGCTGGCGCTTCTGGGAGGTGGGCGGCTTCATGGGCCTGTGGGTGATTGGCTACGGGATCGTGCAGGGCTCCGCTCCTGCTCTCAGGCGCGCCTGGGGCCAGAGCGGGCCGCCGGGCGTGAGTGAGGTGGAGTTCTGGAGTGCCCTACTCACGGCCATCCCTGCCCTGATCGACATCGCCCTGGCGCGTGAGGTAGCCCAGCCCGGTGTGGCCGTGGTGGTGGGGCTGGCGATCTTCGGGGTGGTGTTTGCGATGAATTCCTCGATCCACAGTTACATGATCCTGGCCTACACCGAAGCCGAGGATGTGAGCCTCAATGTGGGCTTCTATTACATGGCCAATGCAGCCGGTCGTCTGCTGGGCACAGTGCTCTCGGGAGCCCTATTTATGGTGGGCAGCCTGCAGGCCTGCCTGTGGAGTTCGGCCCTACTGGTGGCGGCAGCCTGGCTGATGAGCACCCGCCTACCGGCGCCGCCTCGGCAGAGTGTCGCCTAAGGAGGTGCAGATAAGTAGGGCCTGCCGAAAAACTCAAACCCGCTGCACCGCAGCTAATCTTAGCAGAATTCGCATGTTAATAAGATGGTGTGAAATTGGCCATTTCTGGCTTATCTGGCTTAGAAGAACCCGCTGGCACGCCAATGTACGTCTTTCGGCACACAGGTCAGTTATCGACTGAGGAGCTTTACTCGCCCTTTGGCGGAAACTCGATCCAAGCAACTGTTGGGTTCTGCTTCACAAGTTGATTCCGTGGATGCCACTGGAAAGCCACTATGCACCCCAGTTCGCCGCCAAGACTGGGGCCCCTGCCAAGCCCTTCCAGATGGCGTTTGGGGCGGTGTACATCCAGCAGCGATTGGGAGTGACGGATCGAGAGACGGTGGAGCTGATCACGGAATCGCCCTATCTGCAATTTTTCATTGGCTTGAGCGGGTATCAGCCACTGTTATCGGCTGACAAGCTGCACCCGGGTGGAGCCAATCAACCTGATTGACACGGGAGAGCGAGGAGCTGAACACGCTCGAACACGCCTTCAGCCACAAGGGCCTGCGCTTCGCGGTGCACCTGTGCAACTGGCTGAGCGGTGAGCCCCTGCCGTTGGAGTCCCAGCAGGACGGTTGGGTGCTGCCTGGGCAGCTTGGGATGAGTTTCACGCCGCCAACGCCCGGTTCATTGCGACGCTGCTGAAACGGCTTCATCCTGATATGAGTCTAGCGAGCAGGCCCTTGCCCTCTTCCACCTTGCCACCCCAGGTCCTGTGTCTTGGGGAAGCCCTGGTGGATCGCCTCGGTCCCCTTGGTGGTGATCCGGCCACCGAGTTGCCCTGGGATGACCACCTCGGTGGAGCCCCCGCCAACGTGGCCTGTGCCCTGGCGCGTCTGGGCACCCCCTGCGCTTTTGTGGGCCGACTGGGCCGCGATGGTATCGGCCAGGAGTTTGCCAAGTTGTTTGCAGAGCGAGGGGTCGACACCAGGGCCCTCCAGTGGGATGGGACCCGTCCCAGCCGTATCGTGCTGGTGCGCCGCGATGCTGACGGCGATCGCCAGTTCGGGGGCTTTGCGGGGGACCGGGGCGATGGCTTTGCGGATCAGGCGCTCGATCCCAGCGCGTTGTCTGCCGCACTCGGGCCTCTGCTGGCAACGGCGCGCTGGTTGCTGGTGGGCACCATCCCGCTCGCGTCGCCCGCCGCGGCAGCAGCCCTGAAGCTCGTCTGCCGTCAGGCCGCGGCGGCCGGGATGCCCCTGGCCCTTGATGTCAATTGGCGCCCCACCTTCTGGGATCCGGCTGCTGATCCCGCCAGCGGACCCACCCGGGCCCAGATCGACGCCATCGCCCCGCTGCTGCAGCAGGCCTCCCTGATCAAATGCGCTGCCGAGGAGGCTCGCTGGCTGTTTGGCAGTGACGACCCAGCGGTGGTGTGCGCTGCTCTTCCGCAGCATCCGAATGTGGTGGTCACAGACGGTGGGGCGCCGCTGCGCTGGTGCTTCGCCGGCCGTAGCGGCGAATTGCAGGCCTTCCGGGTCCCGGTAGTCGACACCACCGGTGCTGGCGATGCCTTCACGGCGGGACTGTTGCACGGGTTGTTGTTGGACCAAGTTCAGGGCGCATCGGCCATCCAGCCGGAGGCTTTGCTGCGCTTTGCCAGTGCCTGCGGCGCCCTGGTGTGCCAGGGGG
Protein-coding regions in this window:
- a CDS encoding MotA/TolQ/ExbB proton channel family protein, with amino-acid sequence MACALSLGKACGPVALPLLVLSLAVFTIGFDRCAFWWRWWRRGRRPWREFGAAMAQAPSPEVRRAVLETWERQMAWGEPLLQGAVVLAPLLGLIGTTAGLMAVLRQLGPQLLLPANSPLAGYGDVLLPTLLGLQLTFVALALLLLNQGLRQWQLGLGAGIQP
- a CDS encoding ArsR/SmtB family transcription factor: MPLAPSPLPPPMAAGQARQLLKALADPIRIQVVEALGAGERCVCELTAELGLAQSKLSFHLKVMKEAGLIEAREEGRWTYYQLQPELLGQLGAWLASLACQASRKPALTCANS
- a CDS encoding sigma-70 family RNA polymerase sigma factor, translating into MGDILGDYLKSIGRIPLLTDEEVLQHCRLVRAWLDQAEPTRATARKGRRALERMVNANLRLVVSIVSKYRRRIRGNCIDMMDLIQAGNLGLITAVERFDPARGYRFSTYGYWWIRKAVSRSPQP
- a CDS encoding Hsp20/alpha crystallin family protein; translated protein: MFERYSRSLGAPFFRPSDFARPTEFMANGEWSPRVDISENDGAYVIKAEITGVCKENVKVTIENGVLTLQGERRQEHEEKGLRFHRVERSTAISSAASPCQTSWMAKA
- a CDS encoding ArsJ-associated glyceraldehyde-3-phosphate dehydrogenase, whose translation is MRVGINGFGRIGRLVFRALWGRSDIELVHINERAGDAATAAHLLEFDSVHGRWNKAVAASGGGLQVESQAISYSQASEPAAVAWQELGVDLVLECSGKIKTPEALEPYITNLGVERVIVACPVKGMVAGEEVLNIVYGINHGLVDPARHRVITAASCTTNCLAPVVQVVHENFGIRHGSITTLHDVTNTQVVIDSFKSDLRRARSCMQSLIPTTTGSARAIGLIFPELVGKLNGHAVRVPLLNASLTDAVFELERAVSAEEVNAAFAAAAKGPLKAILGYETRPLVSVDYVNDSRSAIIDALSTLVTGGTQLKVYAWYDNEWGYSCRMADLACHLASLEGK
- the arsJ gene encoding organoarsenical effux MFS transporter ArsJ, which produces MGALARRGPLSALQQYGIVTANYWAFTLTDGALRMLVVFHFHELGYSTLEIAFLFLFYEFFGIITNLYGGWLGARFGLRLTMWSGTLMQVAALLMLIPVADDWPKWWSVAYVMVAQAISGIAKDLNKMSAKSAIKTVVPETPDDHSQGERQLFKWVAILTGSKNALKGVGFFLGGLLLTTIGFNAAVGAMAAGLVGAFLFTLGLPAEIGRMKQKPGFSALFSKSRGINVLSLARFFLFGARDVWFVVALPVFLQSALGWRFWEVGGFMGLWVIGYGIVQGSAPALRRAWGQSGPPGVSEVEFWSALLTAIPALIDIALAREVAQPGVAVVVGLAIFGVVFAMNSSIHSYMILAYTEAEDVSLNVGFYYMANAAGRLLGTVLSGALFMVGSLQACLWSSALLVAAAWLMSTRLPAPPRQSVA
- a CDS encoding transposase, giving the protein MPLESHYAPQFAAKTGAPAKPFQMAFGAVYIQQRLGVTDRETVELITESPYLQFFIGLSGYQPLLSADKLHPGGANQPD
- a CDS encoding carbohydrate kinase — protein: MPSSTLPPQVLCLGEALVDRLGPLGGDPATELPWDDHLGGAPANVACALARLGTPCAFVGRLGRDGIGQEFAKLFAERGVDTRALQWDGTRPSRIVLVRRDADGDRQFGGFAGDRGDGFADQALDPSALSAALGPLLATARWLLVGTIPLASPAAAAALKLVCRQAAAAGMPLALDVNWRPTFWDPAADPASGPTRAQIDAIAPLLQQASLIKCAAEEARWLFGSDDPAVVCAALPQHPNVVVTDGGAPLRWCFAGRSGELQAFRVPVVDTTGAGDAFTAGLLHGLLLDQVQGASAIQPEALLRFASACGALVCQGAGAINPQPSAEAVQYFLARQA